The Rhopalosiphum maidis isolate BTI-1 chromosome 1, ASM367621v3, whole genome shotgun sequence genome has a segment encoding these proteins:
- the LOC113549860 gene encoding uncharacterized protein LOC113549860 codes for MFKYTVMIAAVVVVSASLANCVPANSSRTAANQYDPMFGAATVHKNKHVKPDNHQPMFAAEQQNGGSGLLESGLSHLLEAISVPKKIIGSAVSGVVGLLKSVDLKKVIKIALIGGAVVVLGAVAAAGAAGIAAIVTAVYAVLPYYRFFFGGNKGGEATDSEMDVISEFVLSAFNKYDSQHRA; via the exons ATGTTCAA GTACACGGTCATGATCGCAGCCGTAGTTGTGGTATCGGCGTCTCTGGCCAACTGCGTGCCGGCCAACTCTTCCCGGACGGCGGCCAACCAATACGACCCGATGTTCGGCGCGGCCACCGTACACAAGAACAAACACGTCAAGCCGGACAACCACCAGCCGATGTTCGCGGCCGAGCAACAAAACGGCGGCAGCGGCCTACTGGAGTCCGGTCTGTCCCACCTGCTCGAGGCGATCAGCGTCCCGAAGAAGATCATCGGCAGCGCGGTCAGCGGCGTGGTCGGTCTGCTCAAGTCGGTCGATCTGAAGAAAGTCATCAAGATCGCCCTGATCGGCGGCGCGGTGGTCGTGTTGGGCGCCGTGGCCGCGGCCGGAGCCGCCGGTATCGCGGCCATCGTGACCGCGGTGTACGCGGTGCTCCCGTACTACCGGTTCTTCTTCGGCGGCAACAAGGGCGGCGAGGCTACCGACTCCGAGATGGACGTCATCAGCGAATTCGTGCTGAGCGCGTTCAACAAATACGACAGTCAGCACAGGGCGTAA
- the LOC113550266 gene encoding uncharacterized protein LOC113550266, whose product MRPRRYTATFLIAAMAASASLAVSIPAEHRPQEPAAEPSNVVVHKKHIKPDKIVFMSEVSSSHGEGEGENGGGGSGLLELGMSGLLEALSAPKKIIGAVAGFVIGKLKSLDLKKLVKIALLAALVTVLGAVAAVAVAGLVSIVSAVCAVLPYLRFVFGGHHHQQGESTSESQIDLVSEFMMSALEKYDVERKA is encoded by the coding sequence aTGCGTCCTCGCAGGTACACGGCCACGTTTTTGATCGCAGCGATGGCCGCGTCGGCTTCGCTGGCCGTCAGCATACCGGCGGAACACCGGCCACAGGAACCGGCCGCGGAGCCCAGCAACGTGGTGGTGCACAAGAAACACATCAAGCCCGACAAGATCGTGTTCATGTCGGAGGTGTCGTCGTCGCACGGCGAGGGCGAGGGCGAGAACGGTGGCGGCGGTAGTGGCCTACTGGAATTGGGTATGTCCGGACTGCTCGAGGCGTTGAGCGCGCCGAAGAAGATCATCGGCGCCGTCGCCGGTTTCGTGATCGGCAAACTCAAGTCGTTGGACCTCAAGAAACTCGTCAAGATCGCGCTGTTGGCCGCCCTGGTCACCGTGCTCGGCGCCGTGGCCGCCGTGGCCGTGGCCGGTCTCGTGTCCATCGTGTCGGCGGTGTGCGCGGTGCTGCCGTACCTGAGATTCGTGTTCGGCGGCCACCACCACCAGCAGGGCGAGTCCACTTCCGAGTCGCAGATCGACCTGGTCAGCGAGTTCATGATGAGTGCGTTGGAAAAGTACGATGTCGAGCGCAAGGCGTGA